In the genome of Pseudomonadota bacterium, the window GAAACCCTCGATGAGGCCATCGAAGCCGTGAAGAACCTCCCCAAGGGGGCGCGCGCCACCCTCGACAATCTCGGGGAGAACGTGCACACGGCGGCAGAGGCCGACGATGCCTGCCGCATGTACCTCGACATCCTCGACGCGATCTCACGGGCTGGCGTCGACAGCAACGCCTCGATCAAGCTCACGCAGATGGGGCTCGACATCGACCCCGACCTCTGCCTTTCGAACATGCGCAAGGTGCTCGACAAGGCGCAGTCGTTCAACAACTTCGTGCGCATCGACATGGAGGGCTCGGCCTACACGCAGACGACCCTCGATATGTTCAGCCAGCTGTGGCAGACCCACAAGAACGTGGGGGTGGTGATTCAATCGTACCTGTATCGCAGCGAGCCGGACATCCAGATGCTCAACCAGATGCAGGCCCGGGTTCGTCTCTGCAAGGGCGCTTACGCGGAACCGCCAGAAGTGGCCTTCCCCCTGAAAGCCGACACCGACGCGAACTACCGAAAGCTGGCCGAGCGACTTCTCAGCCAGGGGAGCTATCCGGGCATCGCGACACACGACGAGAACATGATCGAGCACGTCAAGCGCTATGCCAGAGAGAACGGCATCGGCAGCGACCGCTTCGAGTTCCAGATGCTCTACGGCATCCGACGGCAGAAGCAGGAGCAGCTCATCAGCGAGGGCTACAACCTGCGGGTGTACGTGCCTTTCGGCAGGCAGTGGTACCCCTATTTCATGCGCCGTCTGGCGGAGCGGCCGGCGAACCTGATGTTCTTCCTCAACTCGCTCGTCAGGAAGTAGTCGCTCTGCCCGCCGGATGAACGGGCGCGGGGGGGTCTCGCCTTTCCTACGTTCGCGTCAACGCCATGGCACTAGCCGCGGGAGATGCGGAAGCCCACCTTGTTCTCGGTCAGTCGCGGATGGAAGTCGACCCGCACGATGCTCGCGTAGGGGCAGGTGATCTGGTCCGGCTGCTTACCATCGCTGCTGCGTCCGGGGTCGGGCGCCACGCGAAACGAGAGGCAGGTGTCGGCCACCAGCTGGATGGTCTCCACGTGGTGGCGGCTGCCGTCACGAAGGTGGAACTCGACGACGGGCGTCTCTGACCCCTTGTCGGCAGAGTACTCGCCGATGAGTCGACTGAAATCACGCTCGAAGAAGTGGCGGTTGAACATGCGACCTCCCAGTGGGCGTCT includes:
- a CDS encoding proline dehydrogenase, whose amino-acid sequence is MLLTLADNKTIHNMVVSNGVFRRMALRFVAGETLDEAIEAVKNLPKGARATLDNLGENVHTAAEADDACRMYLDILDAISRAGVDSNASIKLTQMGLDIDPDLCLSNMRKVLDKAQSFNNFVRIDMEGSAYTQTTLDMFSQLWQTHKNVGVVIQSYLYRSEPDIQMLNQMQARVRLCKGAYAEPPEVAFPLKADTDANYRKLAERLLSQGSYPGIATHDENMIEHVKRYARENGIGSDRFEFQMLYGIRRQKQEQLISEGYNLRVYVPFGRQWYPYFMRRLAERPANLMFFLNSLVRK